DNA sequence from the Streptomyces sp. NBC_01497 genome:
TTCGGCCGTCGGCAGGCCGTTGAAGTACAGGAAGTCGCGGTCCGGTTCCGCCGTGCGCACCGCGCTGAGGATGCGCTGCATCAGGTCGAGGTCGCCGACGCCGTCCTTGAGGCCGACGATGTTGGGCGTGCGGGCCAGTTCGACGACCGTCTCGGGCGTGAAGACCGCGTTGTCGCGCTGGTAGACGATCACCGGCAGCGGGGTGGCGGCGGCGAGCGCCGCGTAGTGCGCCAGCAGACCCTCCTGGTCGGCGAGAACGAGGTAGGGCGGCATGGCGAGCAGCCCGTCCGCACCGGCCTCCTGCGCGATGCGCGCGAACCGCACCGCGAGGGCGGTGCCGTAGCCGGCGCCCGCGACGACGGGGACGCGGCCCGCGGTGGCCTCGACGGCGGCGGCCACGTACGCGCCGAACTCCTCGGGGGTCAGGGCGTGGAACTCGCCGGTCCCGCAGCAGGCGAAAACGGCCGCGGCACCCGCCTCGACGCCTGCGGCGACGTGTTCGCGGTAGGTGGTCAGGTCGGGTCCGCCGTCGGGGCCGTACGCGGTGACGGGGAAGAACAGCGGCC
Encoded proteins:
- a CDS encoding 5-dehydro-4-deoxyglucarate dehydratase, which gives rise to MTSAAPLTDRLTRGEGPLFFPVTAYGPDGGPDLTTYREHVAAGVEAGAAAVFACCGTGEFHALTPEEFGAYVAAAVEATAGRVPVVAGAGYGTALAVRFARIAQEAGADGLLAMPPYLVLADQEGLLAHYAALAAATPLPVIVYQRDNAVFTPETVVELARTPNIVGLKDGVGDLDLMQRILSAVRTAEPDRDFLYFNGLPTAELTGLAYRGIGITLYSSAVFCFAPEIAVAFHRALNTGDDEAANRLIDVFYRPLVELRAKGRGYAVSLVKAGVRMRGLAVGEVRSPLSEPAPAHVKELTEIIERGYALLAESAGGAPGTGTAGEEA